One Trichomycterus rosablanca isolate fTriRos1 chromosome 10, fTriRos1.hap1, whole genome shotgun sequence DNA window includes the following coding sequences:
- the osbpl7 gene encoding oxysterol-binding protein-related protein 7, producing the protein MEPYEALLDHSQSLISGLDRSTAGWNKPSHSRSSSTASSRHSRQNMKEWDIMEDLQTDLGASEDTMQDMGHPGICEGYLMKRRKRPLKGWHKRYFVLEKGILRYSKNQHDIFKGKVSGSMDVSLAVMSVNRKSRRIDLDTGDTLYHIKAKNHDLYYIWVTKLSAYRMYKRNEAVHIHNGFLQALSHSSNTVQRNDAVQDVFQGMSGSYLGDIAAQSDDQHSADSVVNGKVCAWLQQSNNPENCTQELNRCQIELNDLNRLVQKLNSLESGRTAGNGELHRIISMQNLSLEKPKKKLGRLWGHSHTLSRVETLGMPLRRITKSLSSSQLSSSSHLGASVSSIPDYVCNQLTPTVFGSPDRRKLHQDICTMSQRVHASLRTVHESLVQELQQQQQAWSSSRLRQNTAAQINNTSTTLTESESGQSSSVAESETEYFDACDDICKGFSKVSDESSLSDASSNSEPEEGHATATWKYRASLSKASAKPSRILQSRGRRTTLPAVCPDNSHVGLMTILYNNIGKDLSHVSMPIALNEPVSLLQRLCEELEYSELLDTASRTDDPYQRMVYIAAFAISGYSTATYRNRYKPFNPVLGETFECIREDRGFRFISEQVSHHPPISACHAVSDNFSFWQDQRWKNKFWGKSLEIVPAGMVNVTLPRYGDHYEWNKVVTCIHNVLSQHRYLEHYDEATIRNLNSSVCTCKITFVKSCYWGSDANKNEVQGQVLDQSGNVVHRFGGFWHEGIFCDTLPNPQCIWKPYPQPKDYMLYYGFSSFAMEMNELTPELEPLLPPTDTRLRPDQRMLEEGRVNEADKKKDEVEEKQRERRKHLAKRGEEHIPRFFRKSVDAAGREVWLTNGTYWKLRENPGFTNIKNVELW; encoded by the exons ATGGAGCCCTATGAAGCCCTGCTGGACCACAGTCAGTCCCTGATAAGTGGGCTGGACAGATCAACTGCTGGATGGAATAAACCCAGTCACTCCAGGAGCAGCAGCACTGCATCATCCCGTCACTCTCGACAG AACATGAAGGAATGGGATATTATGGAGGATCTGCAGACAGATTTGGGTGCCAGTGAAGACACCATGCAGGACATGGGTCATCCAGGCATCTGTGAAGGCTACCTGATGAAGAGAAGAAAACGGCCCCTTAAAGGTTGGCACAAG agATACTTTGTGTTGGAAAAAGGAATTCTCAGATATTCAAAAAATCAACATGAT ATCTTTAAAGGGAAAGTAAGTGGCTCAATGGATGTCAGTCTTGCAGTGATGTCTGTAAACAGAAAGTCAAGGCGTATTGATCTGGATACTGGAGACACCCTCTATCACATCAAG GCAAAGAACCATGACTTGTACTACATATGGGTGACCAAACTGAGTGCTTACAGGATGTATAAGAGGAATGAAGCAGTACATATCCACAATGGCTTCTTGCAGGCCTTGTCTCATAGCAGCAACACAGTACAGAGGAATGATGCTGTGCAAGATG TGTTCCAGGGCATGTCTGGCTCATACCTGGGTGATATAGCAGCTCAGAGTGATGATCAGCACTCTGCAGATTCTGTTGTCAATGGCAAAGTGTGTGCCTGGCTGCAGCAGTCTAACAACCCAGAGAACTGCACACAAG AATTAAATCGGTGTCaaatagaattaaatgatctgaaTCGGCTGGTGCAGAAGTTGAATTCTCTTGAGTCAGGAAGGACTGCTGGAAATGGAGAGCTTCATAGGATCATCAGCATGCAG AACCTTTCACTTGAGAAGCCCAAAAAGAAACTTGGCAGGTTATGGGgtcactctcacacactttcTCGGGTTGAGACTCTCGGAATG CCACTGCGTAGGATTACTAAATCG TTATCATCAAGCCAGCTGAGTAGTTCATCCCACCTGGGTGCCTCTGTTTCCTCCATTCCTGATTATGTCTGCAACCAACTGACTCCCACAGTCTTCGGCTCTCCCGATCGCCGAAAGCTTCACCAGGACATCTGTACTATGTCCCAAAGAG TTCATGCCTCtctcagaactgtgcatgagtCTCTGGTTCAGGAGCTCCAGCAGCAACAGCAGGCCTGGTCCAGCAGCAGGCTCCGCCAAAACACAGCTGCCCAGATTAACAACACATCTACCACCCTGACTGAG TCTGAATCAGGACAAAGTTCCTCAGTGGCAGAGTCAGAGACTGAGTATTTTGATGCATGTGATGACATTTGTAAAGGTTTCTCTAAAGTATCAGATGAATCAAGTCTGAGTGATGCTTCCAGTAATTCAGAGCCTGAGGAGGGCCATG CAACAGCAACATGGAAGTACCGTGCCAGCCTTTCCAAAGCGTCAGCAAAACCCAGTCGTATTCTGCAGAGCCGTGGCCGCCGCACTACATTGCCTGCAGTATGCCCCGATAACAGCCACGTAGGCCTCATGACTATCCTTTACAACAACATTGGGAAAGACCTGTCACATGTCTCCATGCCAATAGCCTTGAATGAACCAGTCAGTCTGCTCCAGAGACTTTGTGAGGAGCTGGAGTACTCAGAGCTACTGGATACAGCAAGTCGCACTGATGACCCTTATCAGAGGATG GTTTACATTGCTGCTTTTGCAATCTCTGGCTATTCTACAGCTACATACCGTAACCGATATAAACCATTTAACCCTGTGCTGGGAGAGACATTTGAATGTATAAGGGAGGACAGAGGTTTCCGCTTCATTAGTGAACAG GTTTCTCACCATCCACCCATCTCCGCTTGCCATGCTGTCTCTGACAACTTCAGCTTTTGGCAGG ACCAGAGATGGAAAAATAAATTCTGGGGAAAGTCTTTGGAGATAGTTCCTGCTGGAATGGTAAATGTGACTCTACCAAG ATATGGAGACCACTATGAGTGGAACAAAGTGGTGACGTGCATCCACAATGTTCTCAGTCAGCACCGCTACCTGGAGCACTACGACGAGGCCACAATCCGCAACCTAAACAGTTCTGTCTGCACCTGTAAAATCACGTTTGTCAAG TCTTGTTATTGGGGGTcagatgcaaataaaaatgaggTTCAAGGACAAGTACTTGACCAGAGTGGTAATGTAGTGCACCGATTTGGAGGATTTTGGCATGAAGGAatcttttgtgatacactgccCAACCCACAATGTATCTGGAAGCCAT acccACAGCCTAAAGACTACATGCTGTACTATGGCTTCTCCAGCTTTGCTATGGAAATGAATGAACTGACCCCAGAGCTTGAACCTCTGCTGCCCCCAACAGACACACGCCTGCGACCGGACCAAAG GATGTTGGAGGAAGGGAGGGTGAATGAGGCAGACAAGAAAAAAGATGAAGTGGAGGAGAAGCAGAGAGAACGAAGGAAACATCTGGCTAAGAGAGGAGAGGAGCATATCCCTCGATTCTTCAG GAAATCTGTTGACGCAGCTGGTAGAGAAGTGTGGCTGACAAATGGGACGTACTGGAAACTCAGAGAAAATCCTGGATTTACTAACATTAAAAATGTGGAATTATGGTAA
- the mrpl10 gene encoding large ribosomal subunit protein uL10m — MAATLCGRILPRTGCLPLVQSVRHGSKAVTRHRKPMHFLKQKLMAVTEYIPPKPAYPPGALTPRVRKTEEESGMVRMLKRDLENVFQENKMIAVLQNNATNAEDMLLLKHRLRKHNITVKFFPNQVMRSFLPGSQYCNMLPLFIGQTVLFVSKEPKVKEMLQVLRRMPQVVLLGACIENTLLSREGIVGYSKLPSIRTAHGELVGGLTLMASHTVSMLQKHPAHLSALLQQYVKQQQSPEAVQQETAPKTEDATAQG; from the exons ATGGCAGCGACCTTGTGTGGCAGGATTCTTCCAAGAACAG GATGTTTGCCATTGGTTCAGAGTGTGCGTCATGGCTCTAAGGCAGTAACCCGGCACAGAAAGCCCATGCACTTTCTCAAACAGAAGTTAATGGCTGTTACTGAATACATTCCACCTAAACCTGCTTATCCTCCTGGAGCTCTGACTCCTCGAGTTAGGAAAACAGAAGAG GAAAGTGGCATGGTGAGGATGTTAAAGAGAGACCTGGAAAATGTCTTCCAGGAGAATAAGATGATTGCTGTGCTGCAAAATAATGCCACCAACGCTGAGGACATGCTGCTGCTCAAGCACCGACTTCGAAAACACAACATCACCGTCAAATTTTTTCCCAACCAA GTGATGAGATCATTTCTGCCTGGTAGCCAGTATTGTAACATGCTGCCTCTGTTCATTGGACAAacagttttgtttgtcagtaaagagccaaaagtaaaagaaatgttACAAGTGTTAAGAAGAATGCCTCAGGTGGTCCTCTTAG GAGCCTGTATAGAAAACACGCTTCTCTCCCGAGAAGGAATCGTTGGCTACTCCAAGCTGCCGTCCATAAGAACAGCCCATGGTGAGCTGGTTGGAGGTTTGACCCTGATGGCCTCTCATACTGTGTCCATGCTACAGAAACACCCTGCGCACCTCTCTGCTCTCCTTCAGCAGTacgtcaaacagcagcagtctCCGGAAGCAGTACAGCAGGAGACGGCACCCAAAACAGAGGATGCCACAGCACAGGGTTAA